Proteins encoded together in one Camelina sativa cultivar DH55 chromosome 9, Cs, whole genome shotgun sequence window:
- the LOC104711144 gene encoding serine/threonine-protein phosphatase PP1 isozyme 5-like — protein sequence MAQRGQGSMEPDVLDDIIRRLLDYRNPKAGGTTKQAMLNESEIRQLCFVSKEIFLQQPCLLELAAPVKICGDIHGQYSDLLRLFEYGGFPPAANYLFLGDYVDRGKQSLETICLLLAYKIKYPENFFLLRGNHECASINRIYGFYDECKRRFNVKLWKVFTDTFNCLPVAAVIDEKILCMHGGLSPDLTNVEQIKNIERPTDIPDSGLLCDLLWSDPSKDVSGWGMNDRGVSYTFGADKVAEFLIKNDMDLVCRAHQVVEDGYEFFADRQLVTMFSAPNYCGEFDNAGALMSVDESLMCSFQILKPVDRRPRFF from the exons ATGGCGCAACGAGGTCAGGGAAGCATGGAACCTGATGTTCTCGACGATATCATTCGGCGTTTACTTGATTACAGAAACCCTAAAGCTGGTGGCACGACGAAGCAAGCTATGCTCAACGAGTCTGAGATCCGACAGCTTTGCTTCGTCTCTAAAGAAATTTTTCTTCAACAGCCTTGTCTTCTTGAGCTCGCTGCCCCTGTTAAGATCTGCG GTGATATTCACGGTCAATACTCAGATTTATTGAGGCTTTTCGAGTATGGTGGTTTCCCTCCTGCAGCAAACTACTTATTCTTAGGAGATTATGTTGACCGTGGGAAGCAGAGTTTGGAGACTAT TTGTCTTCTGCTTGCCTACAAGATCAAATACCCTGAAAACTTTTTTCTCTTGAGAGGAAACCATGAGTGTGCGTCTATTAACAGAATCTACGGATTCTATGACGAATGTAAACGAAGATTCAACGTGAAGCTTTGGAAAGTATTTACAGACACTTTTAACTGTCTCCCTGTGGCAGCTGTCATAGACGAAAAGATACTTTGTATGCACGGTGGACTTTCTCCCGATTTGACCAATGTGGAACAGATTAAGAACATAGAGCGTCCAACTGATATTCCAGACTCTGGTTTGCTTTGTGACCTTCTTTGGTCTGATCCTAGTAAAGACGTCAGTGGCTGGGGGATGAATGATCGCGGCGTCTCCTACACTTTTGGCGCTGACAAAGTTGCTGAGTTTCTGATAAAGAACGATATGGATTTAGTCTGTCGTGCCCACCAG GTTGTAGAGGATGGGTATGAGTTCTTTGCTGATAGACAACTTGTGACTATGTTTTCTGCTCCAAACTACTGTGGTGAATTTGACAATGCGGGTGCATTGATGAGTGTTGACGAAAGTTTAATGTGCTCTTTCCAAATTCTTAAGCCTGTGGATCGGAGGCCGCGGTTCTTTTGA
- the LOC104711145 gene encoding ras-related protein RABA2c, with protein MTHRVDQEYDYLFKIVLIGDSGVGKSNILSRFTRNEFCLESKSTIGVEFATRTTQVEGKTIKAQIWDTAGQERYRAITSAYYRGAVGALLVYDITKRQTFDNVLRWLRELRDHADSNIVIMMAGNKSDLNHLRSVAEEDGQSLAEKEGLSFLETSALEATNVEKAFQTILGEIYHIVSKKALAAQEAAAANSAIPGQGTTINVDDTSGGAKRACCSS; from the exons ATGACGCATAGAGTAGATCAGgaatatgattatttgtttaagaTCGTGTTGATCGGTGATTCTGGTGTTGGGAAATCTAACATCTTGTCCAGATTCACCAGGAATGAGTTTTGCTTGGAATCTAAATCCACCATTGGTGTTGAATTCGCCACCAGAACTACTCAG GTGGAAGGAAAGACAATTAAGGCCCAGATCTGGGATACTGCAGGTCAGGAGAGGTACAGAGCTATCACCAGTGCTTATTACAGAGGCGCAGTCGGTGCACTTCTTGTCTACGATATTACCAAGAGACAGACCTTTGACAATGTCTTGAGGTGGCTGCGTGAACTGAGAGACCATGCAGATTCCAACATTGTGATCATGATGGCTGGGAACAAATCTGATCTGAACCACTTGAGATCCGTTGCTGAGGAAGATGGTCAGAGTTTGGCCGAGAAGGAAGGTCTCTCTTTCCTGGAGACATCAGCTCTTGAAGCTACAAACGTGGAGAAAGCGTTTCAGACCATCTTAGGAGAGATCTACCATATCGTAAGCAAAAAGGCACTGGCTGCacaagaagcagcagcagctaaCTCCGCAATCCCTGGGCAAGGAACTACGATTAACGTTGATGACACATCTGGAGGCGCGAAACGAGCATGTTGCTCTTCTTAA